CCGACCACAGTCATCGAAGTGAACGGGGACACAATCACCATAAAAACACAAAGCGCCTTTAAGAACACGGAGATCAGCTTCAAGCTGGGGGTGGAGTTCGATGAGACAACAGCAGATGACAGGAAGGTCAAGGTGAGTCAAGGAAGGGTCCATGGGGAATGGAAGGCCCTGAAGGGGAATAGGGTGGTGCCCTATTACTGCACCTTGAGGGGTAGGCTATCATGGGGGATTGAAGTGGCAAATGAGGTCCATAACTCCTGTGCAGTGCTGGGATGTCCCAAGTGCTACATGCATGTTAGTCCTATCTTGttctcctccctcccatcttgGGAAACATCTACCTGTTGCCTCTGGGAGTGGGCAGCACAGAGCCAGGACAGTCTGACCTCACTGTCTACGCCAGctccagctgggtgaccttgtgCATGGCATGCAACAGCTctggctttctttcctcttccataGATGGGGGGAGTTATGTGGACATGGCTGTGACCTCAGGTGCTTTAGGAACAATGCCCAGAAGTCAAGGTCCTCCACTGAAAGGTCATTCTGGCCTTCAGGAGCCAAGCAGACAGCTGGGGACAAGAGGTTGAGACCTACTCAGATGCTTCCTCTTCTCCAGCCTCCACCTCCAGGGCTTGGCCAGTGACCCTGAGAAACCATTTCCAATGCTGCCAGCCTACAGACAGGAAAAGCTGTATTCTGGATGGAACGTTGTCTTTGGTGTGTTTGTAGTGTCTTCTCACCAAGCCTTGGCCCCTCTCCTTCTGGGGAGGGAGAGTACATCTGCCCCCAGTCTCAGGACTTGTCACCCGGTGGTTGCTGTCTTGGCAGCTTGCCTCAGGCCTCCCAGCCACTGAGCCAGGCATGGAAGAGAGAGAACTAAGGGGTTTTGCCCTCAACAGGGTGTACCTATAGCAGTACCTTTCCACCAGACCTTTCCATTCAGCTCCTCAGCTGTTTCTTCTTCCTCACAGCTGCTCCCAAGGATAGGAGAGGGTCTAATCTCCTCCCTGAGGAGGAAGCTGGAGCCCAGCCCAGGATCATACAGGAAGCTGGCAGCAGAGATGGGATGGTACCCAAAGATGGCAGCCTACCTTGGAGAGAGGTGCCTGCCCTACCGCATGCCTTTACCTCCTTGAACTAGCCTACCTTCTTGAAGGGCAAGAACCCCAGTTAAACACAACAGTAGTTCTCTAGGATGCCTAGGCTAAACATTAACCTGCTCTGAATGGACAAAAAGCTAGGGGAATGAGAATGAGGAGGCAGGTAGTGGTAAGGGTGCACACCCACCGACCCACTGGCTCCAAGCACATACACACAGCCTTTGCAAACTCTTATACTGAACCCTGGTCAGTCAGGGTACCCTAGCCTGGCTTAGAACCCCCAAATTTCTAGAGAAGAGAGACCTGGGAGAGTTGCCAAATGAGAGCCAGCTGATGCAGGCTGGCAGCACCCAAAAGATCAAGAGGACATTTGACCAGGGCTGTGGAACACTCCAAGGGCCCGCAGTCCCAGGACCTGGCAGTTGCTGCCCACTTGTCAGCTGAAGGGGGTCACTTGATATGGACCAAAAGGAGCAGGAATACAGGGCAGGGTCCAATTTTCCAATACCTCCCATCCCCAAGGGTCTTTTAAACATTATGTGTGATCACCACTTGGCCGGAGAGTCTCAGGATTACTCCTCCTCACCAGTCTTGCCCAGAGATTAGGCTGGTCCCCCGCCTCTGTATCTTAGTGGGACTGGGCTGTGGGCATCACCTAGAATATGGGATAAGTGCCCATCCTGAAGGCTGGTGGCACTTCTCAGAGCCAGGCTGTTCCTCTCCACTGTACTGTCTGCCTCTCCCCACTTGCCCAAGAGCTGAAGGCCCCTCCCCCGGCCAAGCAGCAGTGGTGAACTAGACATCCTATGGGGCTAGGTTGGAGGTGGGCTGCCTGATCTCTGATGCTAGCACTGTCAATAGTTTGGGTTAGAGGCTGGGTCCTTTGTGGCCCCCGTGACCAGACCCCTTCCTGCCCCTCAATCCTAGCTCAGATCTCAGCTCAGGCCTCTACCCTCTTTCCACAGTCCATTGTGACACTGGATGGAGGTAAACTCGTCCACATGCAGAAGTGGAACGGACAAGAGACAACACTTGTGCGGGAAGTAGTTGCTGGGAAACTCATCCTGGTAAGATGGATAACTCTGGAGCCTCACCCAATTGGTTTCTACTGCCCCTTCAGCCAAGCCTATTGTGAAAAGCCAAGGTCATCAGTGGGACCAATGGAAGCTGGAACAATGGAGGGTGGAGGCAGGCCTGGGTGGTATTAGGTAGGAATTTTCTATGCAGTGGCTTTGGACTTACACAAGCCTCGGTTTAAATCTCAGCTTATAGGGTgcatgactttggacaagtcactttctCCAAGTCCAACTGTAAAGTGGGTGTTAGTAACACCAACCTTGTAGGGCTGCTGGGAAGTCTGAAGGAACAGTGGATGCAGAGCACAAAGCATCACTGGTGTGGGACCACTACAGTAGGTGCACTCCATGGCCTTAGTTTCATCCTCTGCATTGCCGCACTGCCTTGCCCCAGGGAGAGGTAGGAAGCATGGCCAAATCTGATTCCAGGCCCATAGGAGAGGCTCCCATGTCCCAAGCCTTTGGGCAGGGACAGGCTGGTGATCGGTGGGGTCCCAACTGACAGCACAGTCACTTCTACTTCATTCCAGGCTCACCTCCTCTCAGCTTTCCATGCCTGGCCTACTACAAGTACCTAAGGCCTGGGTTGGAAATGACAAACAA
This genomic stretch from Kogia breviceps isolate mKogBre1 chromosome 1, mKogBre1 haplotype 1, whole genome shotgun sequence harbors:
- the FABP3 gene encoding fatty acid-binding protein, heart isoform X2, with the translated sequence MVDAFVGTWKLVDSKNFDDYMRSIGVGFATRQVANMTKPTTVIEVNGDTITIKTQSAFKNTEISFKLGVEFDETTADDRKVKSIVTLDGGKLVHMQKWNGQETTLVREVVAGKLILTLTHCSAVCTRTYEKGA
- the FABP3 gene encoding fatty acid-binding protein, heart isoform X1 → MVDAFVGTWKLVDSKNFDDYMRSIGVGFATRQVANMTKPTTVIEVNGDTITIKTQSAFKNTEISFKLGVEFDETTADDRKVKSIVTLDGGKLVHMQKWNGQETTLVREVVAGKLILVRWITLEPHPIGFYCPFSQAYCEKPRSSVGPMEAGTMEGGGRPGWY